The window AGTTGGCGGTGGCCGGCAAACCGGTGGTGTCGGCGCCCGTGCCGGCGGATTGGTGGCGCCTTTACAAGGATCCGCGTCTGGATCAACTGGTGCAGCAGGCCATGGCTTCCAACACTGATTTGCGGGTGGCGGCGGCGAACCTGCAACGGGCTCGTGCTCAGGTCGATGAGGCCGAAGCGGCGGGCGGCTGGAGCGCGGGCGTAAAAATGGGCGCGCAGCGTTTGCAAGAGTCCGGTCAGGCCTTCTTGCTACCGGAAAAAGTCCCGGTCGATAACGTCGGCGACATCGGCATCAGCGCTTCCTATCAGTTCGATCTGTGGGGCACCTTGCAGCGCGGCATCGAAGGCGCCAAGGCCAATGCCGACGCGACTCAGGCGGCGGCGGACACCGCGCGCATCACCTTGGTGGCGGACGTGGTTCGCGCGTACACCCAGGTCTGCGCGGCGAATGAAGAGCGGGAAATCGCCGAGCACTCCCTCGACCTGCAATCGCAAAGCACCACGCTGATCCAGCGTCTGCGCGATGCCGGGCGTGGCGACGAAACCCAAGTCACCCGTTCGCAAACCCAATTCAAATCCCTGCGTGCTGACCTGCCGCGCTATGAAGCGGCGCGTCAGGCGGGGCTGTTCCGTCTGTCGATGCTGCTGGCGAAACCGGTCGATCAACTGCCGTCCGGCACCGCGACCTGCGCCGAACTACCGAAAATCGCGCAGTTGGTGCCCGTCGGTGACGGCGCTGCGCTGCTCAAGCGACGCCCTGATATTCGTCAGGCCGAACGACGTCTGGCGGCTTCGACCGCCGGGATTGGCGTCGCCACTGGCGAGTTGTACCCGGACATCAGCATCGGCGCGACCATCGGCACAGTCGGTCTCATCGACGACTTGGGTGATCCATCGACCAACCGCTGGGGCTTTGGCCCGTCGCTGAGCTGGAAAGTGCCGACCAACGGCGCGCGCGCGCGCATCCGCGAAGCCGAAGCGTCGACCCAAGGCGCATTGGCGCATTTCGACGGCGTGGTGCTCAACGCCATTCGCGAAACCCAGACCGGTCTCGCTCAGTACACCGCGTTGCTGCAACGTCGCGATGCCCTGGCCGATGCCGAGCAGTCGGCGAAACTCGCCGCAGACCAGACTCACCGCTTCTTCCAGGCCGGCCGCGAGTCGTTC of the Pseudomonas sp. Seg1 genome contains:
- a CDS encoding efflux transporter outer membrane subunit, which encodes MNRALMIAGLGVMLSACQMVGPDYHVPEDAAVQRKDFQGELAVAGKPVVSAPVPADWWRLYKDPRLDQLVQQAMASNTDLRVAAANLQRARAQVDEAEAAGGWSAGVKMGAQRLQESGQAFLLPEKVPVDNVGDIGISASYQFDLWGTLQRGIEGAKANADATQAAADTARITLVADVVRAYTQVCAANEEREIAEHSLDLQSQSTTLIQRLRDAGRGDETQVTRSQTQFKSLRADLPRYEAARQAGLFRLSMLLAKPVDQLPSGTATCAELPKIAQLVPVGDGAALLKRRPDIRQAERRLAASTAGIGVATGELYPDISIGATIGTVGLIDDLGDPSTNRWGFGPSLSWKVPTNGARARIREAEASTQGALAHFDGVVLNAIRETQTGLAQYTALLQRRDALADAEQSAKLAADQTHRFFQAGRESFLADLQATRTYTDVTAQLAAANTQVAMSQIDLFLALGGGWESGRTQASSASKP